From the Xyrauchen texanus isolate HMW12.3.18 chromosome 37, RBS_HiC_50CHRs, whole genome shotgun sequence genome, one window contains:
- the ppiaa gene encoding peptidyl-prolyl cis-trans isomerase A: MARPRVFFDLTANGNPLGRVIMELRADVVPRTAENFRQLCTGQPGYGYKGSIFHRVIPNFMCQGGDFTNHNGTGGKSIYGNKFEDENFTLKHTSPGILSMANAGPNTNGSQFFICTEITSWLDGKHVVFGQVVEGMDIIKKVEGYGSSSGKTSAKIVIADCGQL, translated from the exons ATGGCCAGGCCCAGAGTTTTCTTCGATCTCACCGCCAACGGCAACCCACTTGGAAGAGTGATCATGGAG CTGAGAGCTGATGTTGTCCCCAGAACAgcag AGAACTTCAGGCAGCTGTGCACAGGACAGCCTGGCTATGGCTATAAAGGATCCATCTTCCATCGTGTCATCCCCAACTTCATGTGTCAG GGTGGTGACTTCACAAACCACAATGGAACTGGTGGCAAGTCCATTTACGGCAACAAGTTTGAGGATGAGAATTTCACACTGAAACACACCAGCCCTGGTATCCTGTCTATGGCCAATGCTGGCCCCAACACCAATGGTTCCCAGTTCTTCATCTGTACAGAAATTACTTCATG GCTGGACGGCAAGCACGTTGTCTTTGGACAGGTTGTGGAGGGCATGGATATCATCAAGAAAGTGGAGGGTTATGGCTCCAGCAGTGGAAAAACAAGTGCCAAGATTGTCATTGCTGACTGTGGCCAGCTGTAA